One genomic region from Cellulomonas hominis encodes:
- a CDS encoding phosphoenolpyruvate carboxylase — protein MTDPQPSREARRGLARHEVPDPLRNDVRMLGEFLGRVIRESGGDDLFDDVERVRALTIRAHDEQDLAALAEAEELVASFSIERAQQVARAFTCYFHLANLAEEHHRVRVLRDREAELPAGELMQDDSLPAAIDALAGEVGRDEALRRLQELEFRPVLTAHPTEARRRSVSRAIRRISDLLAERDALAAGGTSRAENDRRVLEEIDTLWRTSPLRVQKPTVLDEVRTVMNIFDTTLFETFPTVYRRLDDWLSGAGAGRQDPLVRPFVRLGSWIGGDRDGNPNVTAEVTRAAAALANEHVLSALEESARKISAKLTLDSTGTPPSAELTALWQRQRDLSEDAAAKAATEVRDQPHRRALRMIAERIAATRRRDADLSYAGPDDLLADLDVVQRSLVEAGATRAAYGDLQRLVWQVQTFGFHLAELEVRQHSQVHAAALADIEEHGLDGELQPRTVEVLDTYRALGTVQRRYGVAAARRYIVSFTQAPEHLAAVYRLAELVFPDPATRPVIDAIPLFETFADLEASVDILEEMLTLPAVQQRLAENGRHVEVMLGYSDSSKDVGPVAATLALDVAQSRIAQWGEKHDIRLTLFHGRGGALGRGGGPANRAVLAQPPGSVDGRFKLTEQGEVIFARYGNPVIGARHIEQVAAATLLAGAPSTEERNAAATARFADLAAAMDASSRTRFYELVRAEGFPQWFAQVTPLEEIGLLPIGSRPARRGLSVESLDDLRAIPWVFSWSQARTNLAGWFGLGTALETVGDLAELQAAYAEWPLFSTMIDNVEMSLAKTDERLAERYLALGDRDDLASLVLEEMALTRRWVLAITGSESILARRRILGRAVQLRSPYVDALSLLQIRALRALRTGESADHVEENKRLLLLTVNGVAAGLQNTG, from the coding sequence GTGACCGACCCCCAGCCCTCGCGCGAGGCCCGCCGCGGACTCGCACGCCACGAGGTCCCCGACCCGCTGCGCAACGACGTCCGGATGCTCGGCGAGTTCCTCGGCCGCGTCATCCGGGAGTCCGGTGGCGACGACCTGTTCGACGACGTCGAGCGCGTCCGCGCGCTCACGATCCGCGCCCACGACGAGCAGGACCTCGCGGCCCTCGCCGAGGCCGAGGAGCTCGTGGCGTCGTTCAGCATCGAGCGCGCCCAGCAGGTGGCCCGCGCGTTCACGTGCTACTTCCACCTCGCGAACCTGGCCGAGGAGCACCACCGCGTCCGCGTGCTGCGCGACCGCGAGGCGGAGCTGCCGGCCGGCGAGCTGATGCAGGACGACTCCCTGCCCGCCGCGATCGACGCGCTGGCCGGCGAGGTCGGCCGCGACGAGGCGCTGCGCCGGCTGCAGGAGCTCGAGTTCCGGCCCGTGCTGACCGCGCACCCGACCGAGGCCCGCCGCCGGTCGGTGTCCCGGGCGATCCGCCGGATCTCCGACCTGCTGGCCGAGCGCGACGCGCTCGCCGCCGGTGGCACCTCCCGCGCGGAGAACGACCGCCGGGTGCTCGAGGAGATCGACACGCTGTGGCGCACCTCGCCGCTGCGGGTGCAGAAGCCCACGGTGCTGGACGAGGTCCGCACCGTGATGAACATCTTCGACACCACGCTGTTCGAGACGTTCCCCACCGTGTACCGCCGGCTCGACGACTGGCTGTCCGGCGCGGGCGCGGGGCGCCAGGACCCGCTGGTGCGGCCGTTCGTCCGCCTCGGCTCCTGGATCGGCGGCGACCGCGACGGCAACCCCAACGTCACCGCCGAGGTGACCCGCGCCGCGGCCGCGCTGGCCAACGAGCACGTGCTGAGCGCGCTCGAGGAGTCCGCGCGGAAGATCTCCGCGAAGCTCACGCTCGACTCGACCGGCACGCCGCCGTCCGCCGAGCTCACCGCCCTGTGGCAGCGCCAGCGCGACCTGTCCGAGGACGCCGCCGCGAAGGCCGCCACCGAGGTGCGGGACCAGCCGCATCGCCGGGCGCTGCGGATGATCGCCGAGCGGATCGCCGCGACCCGCCGCCGGGACGCCGACCTGTCGTACGCCGGGCCGGACGACCTGCTGGCCGACCTGGACGTCGTGCAGCGGTCGCTCGTCGAGGCCGGGGCCACCCGCGCCGCCTACGGCGACCTGCAGCGGCTCGTCTGGCAGGTGCAGACCTTCGGGTTCCACCTGGCCGAGCTCGAGGTCCGCCAGCACTCGCAGGTGCACGCCGCCGCGCTGGCCGACATCGAGGAGCACGGCCTGGACGGCGAGCTCCAGCCGCGCACCGTGGAGGTGCTGGACACGTACCGCGCGCTGGGCACCGTGCAGCGCCGCTACGGCGTGGCCGCCGCCCGCCGGTACATCGTGTCGTTCACGCAGGCCCCCGAGCACCTGGCCGCCGTCTACCGGCTCGCCGAGCTCGTGTTCCCGGACCCGGCCACCCGCCCGGTGATCGACGCCATCCCGCTGTTCGAGACCTTCGCGGACCTCGAGGCGAGCGTCGACATCCTCGAGGAGATGCTGACGCTCCCCGCCGTGCAGCAGCGCCTCGCAGAGAACGGCCGGCACGTCGAGGTCATGCTCGGCTACTCCGACTCGTCGAAGGACGTCGGCCCGGTGGCCGCGACCCTCGCGCTGGACGTCGCGCAGAGCCGGATCGCCCAGTGGGGCGAGAAGCACGACATCCGCCTCACGCTGTTCCACGGCCGCGGCGGTGCCCTCGGGCGCGGCGGCGGCCCCGCGAACCGCGCGGTGCTGGCCCAGCCGCCGGGCTCGGTGGACGGCCGGTTCAAGCTCACCGAGCAGGGCGAGGTCATCTTCGCCCGGTACGGGAACCCGGTCATCGGGGCGCGGCACATCGAGCAGGTCGCCGCGGCGACCCTGCTGGCCGGCGCGCCGTCGACCGAGGAGCGCAACGCCGCCGCGACCGCCCGGTTCGCCGACCTGGCCGCCGCGATGGACGCGTCCTCCCGCACCCGGTTCTACGAGCTGGTCCGCGCCGAGGGCTTCCCGCAGTGGTTCGCGCAGGTGACCCCGCTCGAGGAGATCGGCCTGCTGCCGATCGGCTCGCGCCCGGCCCGCCGCGGCCTGTCCGTGGAGTCGCTGGACGACCTCCGGGCGATCCCGTGGGTGTTCTCCTGGTCGCAGGCCCGGACGAACCTGGCCGGCTGGTTCGGCCTCGGCACGGCGCTGGAGACCGTCGGCGACCTGGCCGAGCTGCAGGCGGCGTACGCCGAGTGGCCGCTGTTCAGCACGATGATCGACAACGTCGAGATGTCGCTCGCCAAGACCGACGAGCGGCTGGCGGAGCGGTACCTCGCGCTGGGCGACCGGGACGACCTCGCGTCGCTCGTGCTGGAGGAGATGGCCCTCACCCGGCGCTGGGTGCTGGCGATCACCGGGTCCGAGAGCATCCTGGCCCGCCGCCGGATCCTCGGCCGCGCGGTGCAGCTGCGCAGCCCGTACGTCGACGCGCTGTCCCTGCTGCAGATCCGGGCGCTGCGCGCGCTGCGGACCGGCGAGTCCGCGGACCACGTCGAGGAGAACAAGCGGCTGCTGCTGCTCACCGTGAACGGCGTGGCCGCCGGCCTGCAGAACACCGGCTGA
- a CDS encoding cobalamin-independent methionine synthase II family protein, which translates to MIRSTDHILTSHAGSLPRTPELIAANAAREAGDDAAGYAELLADAVTGLVRRQVDLGIDVPGDGEFGKAMSSPIDYGAWWSYSFQRLGGLELRDGASWILKDVQSGPGDVRVTGFGRRRDRARFEEAYADPTSGVFHGGAPKPFPTAVAPLSYTGGDAVAQDVANLRTALDATGAQEGFVTSIAPGSAARMDNDFYGTDEEFVWALADALREEYVAIIDAGLVLQIDDPSLAENWDQITPEPALEDYLRFSEIRVEALNHALRGLPEDRIRYHLCWGSWHGPHTTDLPMADIVRTMLKVNAGAYSFEAANVRHEHEWRVWEDATLPEGRLILPGVVGHATNVVEHPELVADRIERFARLVGRENVVASTDCGLGGRIHHQIAWAKLETLVAGAELATKRLWA; encoded by the coding sequence ATGATCCGCAGCACCGACCACATCCTCACCAGCCACGCCGGCAGCCTGCCGCGCACGCCCGAGCTGATCGCCGCGAACGCCGCGCGCGAGGCCGGCGACGACGCCGCCGGGTACGCCGAGCTGCTCGCCGACGCGGTCACCGGCCTGGTGCGGCGGCAGGTCGACCTGGGCATCGACGTGCCCGGCGACGGCGAGTTCGGCAAGGCGATGAGCAGCCCGATCGACTACGGCGCCTGGTGGTCGTACTCGTTCCAGCGCCTCGGCGGCCTGGAGCTGCGGGACGGCGCGAGCTGGATCCTCAAGGACGTGCAGTCCGGCCCCGGCGACGTGCGGGTGACCGGGTTCGGCCGCCGCCGCGACCGCGCCCGGTTCGAGGAGGCGTACGCCGACCCGACCTCCGGCGTGTTCCACGGCGGCGCCCCGAAGCCGTTCCCGACGGCCGTGGCCCCGCTGTCGTACACCGGCGGGGACGCTGTCGCGCAGGACGTCGCGAACCTCCGGACGGCGCTGGACGCCACCGGGGCGCAGGAGGGCTTCGTCACGTCGATCGCCCCCGGCAGCGCGGCCCGGATGGACAACGACTTCTACGGGACGGACGAGGAGTTCGTCTGGGCGCTCGCCGACGCGCTGCGCGAGGAGTACGTCGCGATCATCGACGCCGGCCTGGTGCTGCAGATCGACGACCCGTCGCTCGCCGAGAACTGGGACCAGATCACCCCCGAGCCCGCGCTCGAGGACTACCTGCGGTTCTCCGAGATCCGCGTCGAGGCCCTGAACCACGCGCTGCGCGGCCTGCCCGAGGACCGGATCCGGTACCACCTGTGCTGGGGCTCCTGGCACGGCCCGCACACCACCGACCTGCCGATGGCCGACATCGTCCGCACGATGCTCAAGGTCAACGCGGGCGCGTACTCGTTCGAGGCCGCGAACGTGCGGCACGAGCACGAGTGGCGCGTCTGGGAGGACGCGACGCTGCCCGAGGGCCGGCTGATCCTGCCCGGCGTCGTCGGGCACGCCACCAACGTCGTGGAGCACCCGGAGCTGGTCGCCGACCGCATCGAGCGCTTCGCGCGCCTGGTCGGGCGGGAGAACGTCGTCGCCTCCACGGACTGCGGCCTCGGCGGGCGGATCCACCACCAGATCGCCTGGGCGAAGCTCGAGACCCTGGTGGCCGGCGCGGAGCTGGCCACGAAGCGCCTCTGGGCCTGA
- a CDS encoding long-chain-fatty-acid--CoA ligase, whose product MTSTDDRPWVAQYQPGVPADIELPTESLVAMLERSVAEAGDAPALEFFGRRTTYAELGAQVERVAEGLRRLGVKPRDRVALLLPNCPQHVVAFYAVLRLGAVVVEHNPLYTSRELRHQFEDHQARVVIAWDKAVEQIRQFPSDVGVDHVVSVNLLRAFPAVKRAALSLPVPSLRATRRSLTAPAPGTIPWEDLLSHGPLDPATPRPAVTDLAAIQYTSGTTGRPKGAMLTHLNLYANALQGEAWMHGAEYRKEIFYAILPMFHAFGMTLYLTYGIRKQALIVLFPKFDTALVLDAMKKSPATVYCAVPPIYERTAMAARERGVSLASCRFCISGAMNLPDATVELWESMSGGLLVEGYGMTESSPVALGNPFHPTRRTGTIGVPFPSTRMRVVDPEDPARDVPQGEPGELLLHGPQVFAGYWNNPDETAATLLPGGWLRTGDIVTVDPDGFTTIVDRAKELIITGGFNVSPSEVEAVLRGHPSVADAAVIGKPLERGGEMVVAAVELEPGATLDEAALRAYCREHLAAYKVPQRVVAIEDTPRSMLGKVLRKQVRELVLPRL is encoded by the coding sequence ATGACCTCGACCGACGACCGTCCCTGGGTCGCGCAGTACCAGCCCGGCGTGCCCGCCGACATCGAGCTCCCCACCGAGTCGCTGGTGGCGATGCTCGAGCGCTCCGTCGCCGAGGCTGGCGACGCCCCGGCGCTGGAGTTCTTCGGCCGCCGCACCACGTACGCGGAGCTCGGCGCGCAGGTGGAGCGGGTCGCCGAGGGCCTGCGCCGGCTGGGCGTGAAGCCGCGGGACCGGGTGGCGCTGCTGCTGCCGAACTGCCCGCAGCACGTCGTCGCGTTCTACGCGGTCCTCCGGCTGGGCGCCGTCGTCGTCGAGCACAACCCGCTGTACACGTCGCGCGAGCTGCGGCACCAGTTCGAGGACCACCAGGCGCGGGTCGTCATCGCCTGGGACAAGGCGGTCGAGCAGATCCGGCAGTTCCCGTCCGACGTCGGCGTCGACCACGTCGTGTCGGTGAACCTGCTGCGCGCGTTCCCGGCCGTGAAGCGCGCGGCGCTGTCGCTGCCCGTGCCGAGCCTGCGCGCGACCCGCCGGTCGCTGACCGCCCCCGCGCCCGGCACGATCCCGTGGGAGGACCTGCTGTCCCACGGCCCGCTCGACCCGGCGACCCCGCGCCCCGCCGTGACGGACCTGGCCGCGATCCAGTACACCTCCGGCACCACCGGCCGCCCCAAGGGCGCGATGCTCACGCACCTCAACCTGTACGCCAACGCGCTGCAGGGCGAGGCGTGGATGCACGGCGCGGAGTACCGCAAGGAGATCTTCTACGCGATCCTGCCGATGTTCCACGCGTTCGGCATGACGCTGTACCTCACGTACGGCATCCGCAAGCAGGCGCTCATCGTGCTGTTCCCCAAGTTCGACACCGCGCTCGTGCTCGACGCGATGAAGAAGTCGCCGGCGACGGTGTACTGCGCCGTCCCGCCGATCTACGAGCGCACCGCGATGGCGGCCCGCGAGCGCGGGGTCTCGCTGGCGTCCTGCCGGTTCTGCATCTCCGGGGCGATGAACCTGCCCGACGCCACCGTCGAGCTGTGGGAGTCGATGTCCGGCGGCCTGCTCGTCGAGGGCTACGGCATGACGGAGTCGTCCCCCGTGGCGCTCGGCAACCCGTTCCACCCGACGCGCCGCACCGGCACCATCGGCGTCCCGTTCCCGTCGACCCGGATGCGCGTGGTCGACCCGGAGGACCCGGCGCGGGACGTCCCGCAGGGCGAGCCGGGCGAGCTGCTGCTGCACGGCCCGCAGGTGTTCGCGGGCTACTGGAACAACCCCGACGAGACCGCCGCGACCCTGCTGCCGGGCGGCTGGCTGCGCACCGGCGACATCGTCACCGTGGACCCCGACGGGTTCACCACGATCGTCGACCGCGCCAAGGAGCTCATCATCACCGGTGGGTTCAACGTCTCCCCGTCGGAGGTCGAGGCGGTGCTGCGCGGGCACCCGTCCGTCGCCGACGCCGCGGTGATCGGCAAGCCCCTGGAGCGCGGCGGCGAGATGGTCGTCGCGGCGGTCGAGCTCGAGCCCGGGGCCACGCTGGACGAGGCGGCGCTGCGCGCGTACTGCCGGGAGCACCTGGCGGCGTACAAGGTGCCGCAGCGGGTCGTGGCGATCGAGGACACCCCGCGGTCGATGCTCGGCAAGGTCCTGCGCAAGCAGGTCCGCGAGCTGGTCCTCCCCCGCCTCTGA
- a CDS encoding alpha/beta fold hydrolase produces MTSTPHPIVLVHGTRTSSAIWDDQVRALTHGGHPTIAIDLPGHGSRAHERFTFEGGLAAIDAAVRACDAPPLLVGLSLGGYMSLAYAGQNEDRLAGVVLAGCSTDLKGKPLRAYRRASHRVVGALGLGGGTWHVVTDMLAALHGYAPLRDLRRLALPVWLVNGSRDPLRFGARRYLGAHPGARQWVVPGAGHDVNSHAPVAFNRILMHVLRELAHRVPLGAPRLG; encoded by the coding sequence ATGACCAGCACCCCGCACCCGATCGTGCTCGTGCACGGCACCCGCACCTCCTCCGCCATCTGGGACGACCAGGTGCGCGCCCTCACCCACGGCGGCCACCCGACGATCGCGATCGACCTGCCCGGGCACGGCAGCCGCGCGCACGAGCGGTTCACGTTCGAGGGCGGCCTCGCGGCGATCGACGCGGCCGTGCGGGCCTGCGACGCCCCGCCGCTGCTGGTCGGGCTGTCGCTCGGCGGCTACATGTCGCTCGCGTACGCCGGCCAGAACGAGGACCGGCTCGCCGGCGTCGTCCTGGCGGGCTGCTCCACGGACCTCAAGGGCAAGCCGCTGCGGGCGTACCGCCGGGCGTCGCACCGCGTCGTCGGCGCGCTCGGCCTGGGCGGCGGCACGTGGCACGTCGTCACGGACATGCTCGCGGCCCTGCACGGCTACGCGCCGCTGCGCGACCTGCGCCGGCTCGCGCTGCCGGTGTGGCTGGTGAACGGCTCCCGCGACCCGCTGCGGTTCGGCGCGCGCCGCTACCTGGGCGCGCACCCGGGCGCCCGGCAATGGGTCGTCCCCGGCGCCGGGCACGACGTGAACAGCCACGCGCCGGTCGCGTTCAACCGGATCCTCATGCACGTGCTGCGCGAGCTCGCGCACCGCGTGCCGCTCGGCGCGCCCCGCCTCGGCTGA
- a CDS encoding helix-turn-helix transcriptional regulator: MTRSSAAPFVARDEQVAALLAAVARAGAGEPGLVLLGADAGVGKTRLLTHTARLATEAGATVVVSHCIDLGEIGLPYLPFAEALHQLVEADCPGVAEVVAARPALRRLLPSAAPEPAVADEQTERLQLFDAVAAVLAAAGRPEAPLVLVLEDLHWADSSSRDLLRFLVARLRSEPVLLVGSFRADDLHRRHPLRPVLTELGRHPRVERLDLPPFTADELRAFTTALAGRPLPEESLRRILIRSEGNAYFAEELLEAPTDLPGTLADLLRARLEALDPEVQRLARAASAAGRRVDEPLLRAVVVGPGAGPERHAAFDAALRDAVAHHVLVGEDGRIAFRHALLAEAVYTDLLPGEQVALHRDYLVAAAADPSLATAAERAHHALLSHDQRLALQASREAAREAGRVLAPAEELRHLETVLRLWSGVPTAAADLGEERVDVLLAAAAAGGRAGLGDRAVAMAREAVSAVDVPAGPPDGPTARRVAALRTTLARHLLGVERVDEALRETDRALAGLAATDPAPSADRAWALATHARAALNSDLDDQAEVSASAAVDEARAAGAADAEADALISLAVLVVDDASRAAGLLSIALDRAQDAGDVTTELRCTYNLAANRFYAGALDEAAAITTAGLERAARSGLTWSAYGVELRLFEDIVRYSRGDLSPPAPTADPGPPRAQSVVAGVQTYAAVARGDAGAADRSLELLHGPHGDTMITLIAGGCSVDALTWAGRLDEAVALAHELIDEISRVWSDYFLGGIWLSALGIAALADQAAADRLAGRDPAPRLDTGARLLNRAVVTADRGRPRGGQLGPEGRAWLARAQAEHARLTGDADPAVWQRATEAFDYGYRYEHARTRWRWAEALVAAGDRDAARTQAAAALADARDMGAVPLTTALTDLARRARLDLPGVAATPTGVLTGREAEVLALVAEGLSNRQIGERLYISGKTVSVHISRVLDKLGAGGRAEAVAIAHRRGLLGA; the protein is encoded by the coding sequence ATGACCCGGTCCTCCGCCGCCCCGTTCGTCGCCCGCGACGAGCAGGTCGCGGCGCTCCTGGCGGCGGTCGCCCGGGCCGGCGCGGGCGAGCCGGGCCTCGTCCTGCTCGGCGCGGACGCGGGCGTCGGCAAGACCCGCCTGCTCACGCACACCGCGCGGCTGGCGACGGAGGCGGGCGCGACCGTGGTCGTGAGCCACTGCATCGACCTCGGCGAGATCGGGCTGCCGTACCTGCCGTTCGCCGAGGCGCTGCACCAGCTCGTCGAGGCCGACTGCCCGGGCGTGGCCGAGGTCGTCGCCGCCCGCCCCGCCCTGCGCCGGCTGCTGCCGTCCGCGGCACCGGAGCCCGCGGTCGCGGACGAGCAGACCGAGCGCCTGCAGCTGTTCGACGCGGTGGCCGCGGTGCTCGCCGCCGCCGGGCGCCCCGAGGCGCCGCTGGTGCTGGTGCTCGAGGACCTGCACTGGGCGGACTCCTCGAGCCGGGACCTGCTGCGCTTCCTCGTCGCGCGGCTGCGGAGCGAGCCGGTGCTGCTGGTCGGGTCGTTCCGCGCGGACGACCTGCACCGCCGGCACCCGCTGCGCCCGGTGCTCACGGAGCTCGGCCGGCACCCGCGGGTCGAGCGGCTGGACCTGCCGCCGTTCACCGCCGACGAGCTGCGCGCGTTCACCACCGCCCTGGCCGGCCGGCCGCTGCCGGAGGAGTCGCTGCGCCGCATCCTCATCCGCTCCGAGGGCAACGCGTACTTCGCGGAGGAGCTGCTCGAGGCGCCCACCGACCTCCCCGGCACCCTCGCGGACCTGCTGCGCGCGCGGCTCGAGGCGCTCGACCCGGAGGTGCAGCGTCTGGCGCGCGCCGCCTCGGCCGCCGGGCGGCGGGTGGACGAGCCCCTGCTGCGCGCGGTCGTCGTCGGCCCGGGCGCGGGCCCGGAGCGGCACGCCGCGTTCGACGCCGCGCTCCGGGACGCGGTCGCGCACCACGTGCTGGTCGGCGAGGACGGCCGGATCGCGTTCCGGCACGCGCTGCTGGCCGAGGCCGTCTACACCGACCTGCTGCCGGGCGAGCAGGTCGCCCTGCACCGGGACTACCTGGTGGCCGCCGCGGCCGACCCGAGCCTCGCGACGGCCGCCGAGCGCGCGCACCACGCCCTGCTCTCCCACGACCAGCGGCTGGCCCTGCAGGCGTCCCGGGAGGCGGCCCGCGAGGCCGGCCGGGTGCTCGCGCCGGCCGAGGAGCTCCGGCACCTGGAGACCGTGCTGCGGCTGTGGTCCGGCGTGCCGACGGCGGCGGCCGACCTCGGCGAGGAGCGGGTGGACGTGCTGCTCGCCGCGGCGGCGGCCGGCGGCCGGGCGGGGCTCGGCGACCGTGCCGTCGCGATGGCCCGGGAGGCGGTGTCCGCGGTCGACGTGCCCGCCGGCCCGCCCGACGGGCCCACCGCCCGCCGGGTCGCGGCGCTGCGGACCACGCTCGCCCGGCACCTGCTGGGCGTCGAGCGGGTCGACGAGGCGCTCCGCGAGACCGACCGGGCGCTGGCCGGCCTGGCGGCGACCGACCCCGCGCCGAGCGCCGACCGCGCCTGGGCCCTGGCGACGCACGCGCGCGCCGCCCTGAACTCCGACCTCGACGACCAGGCCGAGGTGTCCGCGAGCGCCGCCGTGGACGAGGCCCGGGCCGCCGGGGCCGCCGACGCCGAGGCGGACGCCCTCATCTCGCTGGCCGTGCTCGTCGTGGACGACGCGTCCCGCGCTGCCGGCCTGCTGAGCATCGCCCTGGACCGCGCCCAGGACGCCGGCGACGTGACGACCGAGCTGCGCTGCACGTACAACCTCGCGGCGAACCGCTTCTACGCCGGCGCGCTGGACGAGGCGGCCGCGATCACGACCGCCGGGCTGGAGCGCGCGGCGCGGTCGGGGCTGACGTGGAGCGCGTACGGGGTCGAGCTGCGGCTGTTCGAGGACATCGTCCGGTACTCCCGCGGCGACCTCAGCCCGCCCGCCCCGACGGCGGACCCCGGCCCGCCGCGCGCGCAGTCCGTGGTCGCGGGGGTGCAGACGTACGCCGCCGTGGCCCGCGGCGACGCCGGAGCGGCGGACCGGAGCCTGGAGCTGCTGCACGGCCCGCACGGCGACACGATGATCACGCTCATCGCGGGCGGCTGCTCGGTCGACGCCCTGACCTGGGCGGGACGGCTCGACGAGGCCGTGGCCCTCGCGCACGAGCTGATCGACGAGATCAGCCGGGTCTGGTCGGACTACTTCCTCGGCGGCATCTGGCTGTCCGCGCTGGGGATCGCCGCCCTCGCCGACCAGGCCGCCGCGGACCGGCTCGCCGGCCGCGACCCCGCGCCCCGGCTGGACACCGGCGCCCGCCTGCTCAACCGCGCGGTCGTCACGGCGGACCGCGGCCGGCCGCGCGGCGGGCAGCTCGGCCCCGAGGGGCGGGCGTGGCTCGCCCGTGCGCAGGCCGAGCACGCCCGGCTCACCGGCGACGCCGACCCGGCCGTCTGGCAGCGCGCCACGGAGGCGTTCGACTACGGGTACCGGTACGAGCACGCCCGCACCCGGTGGCGCTGGGCCGAGGCGCTGGTCGCGGCCGGGGACCGCGACGCCGCCCGCACCCAGGCCGCCGCCGCCCTGGCCGACGCCCGCGACATGGGGGCGGTACCGCTCACCACCGCGCTGACCGACCTGGCCCGCCGGGCGCGGCTCGACCTCCCCGGCGTGGCCGCGACGCCGACCGGCGTGCTGACCGGCCGGGAGGCCGAGGTGCTCGCGCTCGTCGCGGAGGGCCTGAGCAACCGGCAGATCGGCGAGCGCCTCTACATCAGCGGCAAGACGGTGTCCGTGCACATCTCCCGGGTGCTGGACAAGCTCGGCGCCGGCGGCCGGGCGGAGGCGGTCGCGATCGCGCACCGGCGCGGGCTGCTGGGGGCGTGA
- a CDS encoding HAD-IA family hydrolase: MSTATSTPEPRPSDAVTGARDVLGEVFDAVLFDMDGTLISSTRSVERCWLRLGQEFGMPTDRLAPFAFHGVPARDIIDALLPDADAARRAAALDRVVELEIGDTEGIEVLPGAADALAVLAPGGRCAVVTSCGTRLAAARAGAVALAVPRVVVTADDVERGKPDPEPYLLGAERLGADVRRCLVVEDAASGVRSARAAGAATLALRTTDPEGPGGTPDLVVADLSAVRFVVGEDGVRVRAR; encoded by the coding sequence GTGAGCACCGCGACCAGCACCCCGGAGCCCCGCCCGTCCGACGCCGTCACCGGTGCCCGCGACGTCCTCGGGGAGGTGTTCGACGCCGTGCTGTTCGACATGGACGGCACGCTGATCTCCTCGACCCGGTCCGTGGAGCGGTGCTGGCTGCGCCTGGGCCAGGAGTTCGGGATGCCGACCGACCGGCTCGCCCCGTTCGCGTTCCACGGCGTCCCGGCGCGGGACATCATCGACGCGCTGCTGCCCGACGCGGACGCCGCCCGCCGCGCGGCCGCCCTGGACCGGGTGGTCGAGCTCGAGATCGGGGACACCGAGGGCATCGAGGTGCTGCCCGGGGCGGCCGACGCGCTCGCGGTGCTGGCGCCCGGGGGCCGGTGCGCGGTCGTCACCTCCTGCGGGACGCGGCTGGCGGCCGCGCGGGCCGGTGCGGTGGCCCTGGCGGTCCCGCGGGTCGTGGTCACCGCCGACGACGTCGAGCGCGGGAAGCCGGACCCGGAGCCGTACCTGCTGGGCGCGGAGCGGCTGGGGGCGGACGTGCGGCGGTGCCTGGTCGTCGAGGACGCGGCGTCGGGAGTGCGGTCCGCACGCGCGGCGGGGGCGGCGACGCTGGCGCTGCGCACGACCGACCCCGAGGGCCCGGGCGGGACGCCCGACCTGGTGGTGGCGGACCTGTCCGCCGTGCGGTTCGTCGTCGGCGAGGACGGCGTCCGGGTCCGCGCGCGCTGA
- a CDS encoding PspC domain-containing protein: MTGIYESMWRNGLVRPLDGRVIGGVCAGLARRFGMDAWPMRWLFIIVLIVLPGSPLLIYPLLWIFMPGEDWVARMHGPNAYATAFPGARPATWRYGAYPAQPGQPAPGQPAPGQQPPAAAPDEAR; encoded by the coding sequence ATGACCGGCATCTACGAGTCCATGTGGCGCAACGGCCTGGTCCGGCCGCTGGACGGCCGGGTGATCGGCGGCGTCTGCGCCGGGCTCGCGCGGCGGTTCGGGATGGACGCGTGGCCGATGCGCTGGCTGTTCATCATCGTGCTGATCGTGCTGCCCGGCAGCCCGCTGCTGATCTACCCCCTGCTGTGGATCTTCATGCCGGGCGAGGACTGGGTGGCCCGGATGCACGGCCCGAACGCGTACGCGACGGCGTTCCCGGGCGCGCGGCCGGCGACGTGGCGGTACGGCGCCTACCCGGCCCAGCCGGGCCAGCCGGCTCCCGGCCAGCCGGCCCCGGGGCAGCAGCCGCCCGCCGCAGCCCCGGACGAGGCCCGCTGA